In Bacteriovorax sp. PP10, the genomic window CGACAATATTCTGTCCCTAAAAGAAAGTAGTCATCGTAAATTTCGATATCTTCAAAGACATCAGTGTCCCCAAGCCATAGTTTTAGCGGATCAAGGGCCGCTATTAGCCCATCCGCTAAAGATTCAATACTCAGGTCATTAGTATTCAAGAAAAGCTGATCATTGATGTAATAGAGCTTATAGAAGCACTCTTCCCTGAAATTCTTCAGCTCACTTTGAAACTTATGATAAAAATGATCGATCTGATCACTCGGCATTTGTGATAAGTCAGGAGTAAGAACCTCAAAGAAGCGAGAGACTTCTCCCTTAAGAGAAGTCAGCTCATTTCCATTACATTCGTAGATAGGAAAAATCATATTAATAATCCATGAGTAACTTTTAGATAATCATCTCTCCAAGAAAGAGTTCTTCTCTTTAAAAAATATAAAGAGAAGTATCCTCTTGGAAATTTGAGCGAAAGAAGCTTGAAACCTCCAACTAGAGCAATTATCAAACTCAATGTTGTGAGTGTTTCAAAGTTAAAAATCAGTGAAATGAGTAATCCTCCCACTAGAATTATTAAGTCTATGATTGTCAGACCAATAAACTGAGGCGAGGACTTTAAATATTTCGGGTAATAAAAAATCATCCAATACCTCCACCAGAAATTCCTCTTAACGTCGTCACAATTGTTGGTGCTAAAAGCACAACTAAAATTCCAATGACGGCGAGTGTGACCTTTTGTCCTCCCTCTTGCTTTCCAAGTGCCAGATAGGTTCCGGCAACGGCTAGAGCAAAAATACCGAGAGATAAACCAATCTTCACGGCTTCATTACCAAGTCCATCGGCCGTACCTTTTAATGAGGCGGCCATGGCCCAATTAGAAAAGACAAAGGGTAGTGCTAGTGGCAAATATTTTATTTGCTTCATAATGCTCCTTGATTACGGTTACTATTAAGAAAATGTTTTAATTATAAAAATTCTGAATCACGCTACTCACGCCAAAAGAAATCTCTTGGTAATAGGCCCCTGAATCAATCAGACTAAATTTGTATGCATAGCCTCTATTAGCGAGATCATTAATGAGCCAAGATATTTCTCCAATCTCACGAGTCTCTTTAGAAATTTGAGTTTTGTATTTTTCAGCGACAGCAGGCGTATTAAATGGGCATCCGCCAACTCCTCGCCAAAATCCTCCCATATCGACTAGCTTCACTCCAAAAAAATCATTACCAACAAAGGCCCTCACTCTTAAAGATAATGAGTTTTCATCAAAATCGTTTAATTCTTTAATCTTATTGATGTCCTGAATCGTTAAATGAGTTCCGATCTCTGTCTTATAAATTGAAATCTTCTTTTCTTTTAGAAGATCTTTAACAGAAAAAGCTTCGCCGTTAACTACTAGGTCGAGCTTCTCTCCTTCACCAGTTAAGTCTGGTGAAAAATTAAACGGCTCATTGTAATCTTTGAAAGTATTTACAAGCCATGAGCAGTTCATCGCGAGCTGAATACAGTTATTTCCACAAGAACCACCAGGACGACTAAAATTCTCTGTAACTTTAGTAATCTCTCTTCCAAATCTACTTAATGGTTTTAATTGAATATCAATTCTTGAATTTGGAGTTACGTTGCCAATTGGAATGATTGACTCATTTTTATTTGAATCAACTTTTTCACGGTAAGAATAAATACTCTCTTGCTGTTGCTCAGAAAGATCGCTACCTGTGATGTAGGCCAAGACAATTCGATCTTGATTAATAAAGCTATGATCAAGGTAATTTTTTTTAAGTTCGTTAGTCATAACAAACCAATTTCCGAGTTTATCCTTGTCCTGAACTTCCCTAAGATGGGTAAATGTGCCTAGATTGTTTTCGAATTGACCTATTTTTAACAACTGATCATTTTCAATTTTATAATTACGATCAAAAACTGTTTTTAATATATTTTGAAAACTAATTCCCTCACTTGTGCTGGCAACATAATAAAGTTTTTCTTCGAGAGGAGTTTCAAGAAGTACCGGCAATGACTTTGCTCGTACAGATGCCAAAAGAGTTTTATAACTTGTTCCCTTGTCTGGAATTACGTAGTCATCCACTTCTGAAATAATGAATTCACCACGTTTAAAGAAACTGTCCTTTAAAAGACTTAATGGAGCGTTTTCAATTACTACGTCGAATGTTTCATACACTCCCCCTTGAAAATGCCTCTCAACTAAAGTCGAACTTAATATTTCATAATTTTCAGTATTATGATTCAGATAATAGAAATTAAGTTTTAAATCCTTAATCTCTTTGAATAATGGTGACTCCATTAATCTCGCCTGATTTGATAGAGTGATCTTAATATTATCCACCTCAATTCCACTATCAAGAATTGTCCTGAACTCTAAGGCTTTTTGGTTGAAGAACTTTGGATCTAGCTCAGGATAACTTACCCAGGAATAATCTTTTTCTTCGATCTTTCCTGATGAGTGACTTGAAAAGCGTCCGAAACTCGCAGCCGCTCTAAGAGCATGCGAGCGCGCAAATACTTTCCCTACCCTGAACTTATAGTCAGGATCAGTATCATTAACCTTTGTATCAACGACAAAACTTACAACTTTATCACTACCAATCTTATGATAAGAAATTTCAATTTTATAGTTTTGCAAGAAACGAACTTTCAAATCTGGTAAATCTGCTAAGAAAGGATTTCGTCCTACATTTAATTCTTCTTGATCTATAACTCCATCACCGTCGCTATCACCATTCGGATCAATTTTAAGTTCTACTGTTGTACTTGTTTGAGTTGTTGTGCTAGCACTGTCTTCATTTTTGAATGCACATGATCCAAAAAATAAAATAGATGCCCCTGCCAAAATAACTTTTAGCTTTTTCATAATATTCTCCATATTTTTTTTAAGATTCTAGTTTTCTAAAAGTTCTTTCGGGTTTATATATGAAAGTACCCCTTGATTTACTGAATCACTTGATTTTCTATTCACATGATCTTTTAGTTCCGTAATCATTTTCTTAATCTCTAAGGCCTTTGCAGAGGCCTTAGGATTTTTTCTAAGTTCCGTGGGGTGAATCGCACTTAAAGTCTCTTCAATCTTCTGAATAATTTTTTTCATCTTTTGCTCCTTAAATTTTCAACATTGCTTGATGAAGCTGTTGATAGTTGTTAGTGAATGAAACATTTGTCACAAGTTCTTTGATTGACAGCATTCCAAGCAACTCTTGAAATTCAAGTCGAATTCTCTTGAGTTTTCTCGATAGAAAATAATCCATAAAATCTCCAATGGTGATTAAGGCCATTATTGGCCGAACAATTTTGAATGTTATTAGTTTTAAAAAATTAGGTAGCATCATTAAAGTTTTCCTAGTGACAAATAAATTTTGCCGTTTAAAAAACCGCCTGATGCTTTTCAGGTAGGTTGTAAATGTAAAATAACTCTTAGTGAGTTTTTAAATTAAATTTGAGAGACTTGTTGATTTCAATTCGTTCTGAGGCCTGTCCTTGTCTTACAAAAACTCTAAAGTCCCCAAACTCAATATTAAACTCTCTGACTAAGAACTCTAAAGCCTCTTTTATAAGCTTACTTCGCACAGCGCAAGCATTAGTACCCTCTTGCTTATTAGCTAATTTAGCGAATTGAATATCTTCCATTTAATAGCTCTCTTACTAGTTAAGTCCTTAATTCATCTCTCCCCCTTGTTCTATAAATTAATCTTTTGACCGTCAAATTATTTTGGTTGACTTTTTTTCGCTAAATTAGCTAATTTGAGCGCCATGAACATTGAACATATCCAAATTGGGGAACGTATAAGGAAAGCTCGTCTTGCAAAACAGATGAAGCAATCCGATTTAGATATAGATGCAGAACTTCCTCGCACGGCCATATCAAAAATCGAATTAGGAAATAGAGGAATCACGACAAGTGAACTTGTAAGAATAGCAAGAGCACTTGGTACTCCAGTGGATAGTTTAACGGGAAACAATGAAAGCTTTATCTACAATGAAGAAATTAAAATTGTAGAAGCTCTTCGTGAAATTCCTTTTGAAGATTATAAGAGAATTTTAACCATGCTTGAGGCATCCGTTTACTATACGGCTAAAGACTCTGATGAAATTAAAAAGATTCAATTGCAAGACTTAGTTTCAAATCTTGCGGCATTCACTAAATTTGATCAAAGACCTAGGCCAATTCAAAAATCAACACTAGAGACTAAAACTATAAAGAATAGACAACTACACTGAGGTATATATGAAAGAAGAAAAAAACTACGAACAAGAACAATCGCCAACTCCATCGGCCTTCACTCAAAAGGAAGTAAAAGACGTACCAAGTGTTCGTCTATCTCCCGAGCAAATTGAAGAAATTCACTCTGACGAATATTCTTTGACACTTTTTTATGCAACAAGAATGCAGCCACTTTCACTAGGTGAAATTAAAAGACAATTTGTTGAGACTGAGCCCAAAAAAGCTGAATCAGTTATGGAGAGATTCTTAAAAGTCGGTCTCATTCATAGAACTGATGACAGTAAATTTTATTCAAATTTTCCTCATAATTATATCAATTACTCTGATTACCGCTACGATGGTGATCTTGAAGCTAAAAAAGATGCAAAAGTTTTTAGCCTAATGAAAGAGCAAACAGGTAAAAAAGAGTATTGGAGAGATAAAACGTATTTCTCAATTGATGCTTTCTTTACAGATGAACAAAGTAAAGAAATTCAAGAAATGTTAAAAGAGGTAAAACTTAAAGCGAAACAATTTGCCAACGAGAATGACAAACTGACATCGAAAGGCATGAAATTTAGAAGATTCAAGTTTTATGATATGTTCTGGATGTTAGCAATATTCACCCTGACTTTTACTCTTTCAAGTATTCAAAATTCTAATAATGCCTTCGCCAAAATTGGAGGCAATGATCCTGTCGGGATGGCTTTTATTTCAAAAAATATTGGTCAATCTTATTCTACTAAATTTAGCGGTGGTGGTGGAAACGACCCTACAGCTAACCATGTTATTATTGATCCATCAGATACAACAGGTGGTGGAGGTGGCCATGATCCAGAAAATCATTCAATTGGATGTAATGTTGTAATTGAAAATATATCTTACGAAGGCATTTTAGATATTGACTCTAGCTCGTGCTTAATTTTGAATGAGTACTAGTTAATGGATTCAACAAATAAAGCAAGATTAATACTTGGATTAAGAGGCTACGGGGCGATGCTGTTTAGTATCGCCGCTTCTCCGGTCCTTTATAACGCTGGAATAAGCTTTAAAACCATCTCACTTGGTTTTGGGTTTCTTTATGTCGTTCTTGCTTTGTTTGAAATCCCTACAGGTATTTGGGCCGATTTATTTGGTGCTAAAAAATCTTCGATAATTGGCGGAATAATCCAAGCCTTATCTCTTTTCTTATTTTTGCTAGCTAAAGACAGCACTTTAATAGTGATTTCGTGTTTCATCCTTTATGGAATTGGTTCAAGTTTTATTTCTGGTGCCTTATCTGCTCTTTTGTATGCTTCGGCAAAAGATCAAGAAAAGGATAAATTCAATTCAAGCAAGTATTTTTCAATTATAGAGAAGACATCCGTTGCCAGTTATATTCTAGCTAGTGCTTCTGTTGGCTTTTTATCAAAATGGTTGGGCCTTTTCTCTTTTTCAGTAGCAGGGATAATATATTTGATTGCTGTCTTTATTGTTGCAGTAAGTATCCACGAAGAAATTATTAATAAAACTCACAAGAAACTTTCCGAATTTATTAATCAGGCCATTTCAGGTTTAAAATACATTGGATCGAATAAAGATTTAAAAATTCTTCTACCAATAAGAATGCTGAATCAAGTAGAAACGATTCTGGGTATTTTGTGGCTTCCATGGATAAAAACATTAGGCGGAAGTGATCTATGGTTTTCCGTTTTAGCTACTGGTTCATATTTATCAAGATATGCTGTTAATCATTATTATTCAAAAAAAGTGAAACCTTCATCATATATGCCTCGAATTCATGCCTCCCTCTTAATTATGGCCGTAGGTGCCTCTATATGTGCCCTTACAAGTAATGTCTTCGTCGCTTTAATAGGCGTTTGGATAATGGCCGGAGCACGAGGAATTTTTCTTCCCGCAACTCAAGCGATTCAACATGATTCTTTTCCGGACGAGATCAGATCGACAGGTCTATCTATGATGAATTTTTCTGTTGAGGCGATGATTGCTATTAGTTATTTTATAAGTAGCTCTTGGATAGATAATTTACACGCAAATGCAGCTTGGTGGATTTCAATGGGAGCATTCTTAATATCTGTATTTTTAGTTATAAATTACAAAGATAAATCAAATGCAAACTAGAAACCTTGGCGATGGCTCAGGTAGCAATAAAAAATCAATCGACTTTAAAAGTTAATGCTTAAGTATTTACTACTATGCATGATTAAATGCAATTTTTTCAGACAATTATGAATTGCTACAATTATTATTCTTACTAAAACAATTATTAAGTCCATCACACATGTACAAATGTAAGTACTCCTTACCTGAAGTCCTTATCTATGACTAAAATTTAAATTGTGCTCCAATTCCTGCTTTGCTTTCTGTCAGCATTAATCCAACAGACCAAGACCATGCCCGTTGGTACATTAAAGTAATTTCAAATTCCGTTTTCTTCTCTTGTCTGAAGGTAAAATCAACATCTGAAAATATATATTTACTCCATTGAAATTTCTTACTCAAATCAAGTCGAAACTCTTTATTGTTATCCACTAGTAAGGTTGTATCTAGCAAGAAAGGTAACGTATAACTGAATCCAACATTGCCATATAACTCTTTATCAAAAAGACTTCCACCTAAAATAAATTTTGAATAATTATTTAACCATCTTTTATAGAACAAATCACCTTCTGTTTCCCATGAAGATTCTTTCCTGACTTCTGCCCTTAACTCAATATCATTACGTGTATTCATTAGGTTTAATTCAAATTCACTATGGCCAGTAGAAACTTCGAAAGATCCTCTATGATATAAATGGTCATGAAGATGCGGGTCATGTTTCTGGTAATCTTTTATCTCATTACTAGGTACAAATGTAGAATACTTTACAACTCGTGCCATACCTGTTTTTAAATGATACAGGTTATGACAATGCAACATCCACTCCCCTGGCTCATTAGCTAAAAACTCAATAGTTCTATTCTCAAATGGTGGAACATCAATAGTATGCTTGAGTGGAGAATTGTCCCCAAACTTATTTAAAACTCTAAAAAAATGTCCATGAAGATGCATCGGATGATTCATCATTGTATTATTTATAAAGGTAAAACGTATTACTTCATTTTCATTTATTGTTAGCGTTCTTTCTTCGTTTATTGCCTTACCATTGATAAACCAAACATAACGATTCATGTCTCCATCTAAGGCCAAGGTAATATCTTTCCTGATGAGATTAGTCGCAAAAGAAGTTTTCTGAGGTGATTCTAAATCTTTTGAAGTTAAAGTATTCACTACCTCTTCTTTTCTTTTCGTTGAATTATTCATAGGAGATTCTTCCATATTCATTTTTGAATGATCCATGGGCGCTGTTGTATCCATGTTCATCTTTGAATGATCCATAGGCGCTGTTGCATCCATGTTCATCTTTGAATGATCCATAGGCGCTGTTGCATCCATGTTCATCTTTGAATGATCCATAGGAGCTCCATCCATGTTCATCATTGAATGATCCATTGGGCCCATTGAACCACTCATCGCCATATACATATCTGGTTGTGATCTTACAGGTGAATAAACTTTCTCACCTTTTCCCAGCCAAATAGAGGTAGCTCCTAAACCATCCATTGAAGTTGCTTTAAGTTCAAAATTTCCATCCCTAGGAACTGTAAAAGAAACATCATAAGTTTCAGCCATACCAATAAAAATTTCATTGGATAATTTAGGTTTAATATCTGACCCATCAGCAGATATCACATTCATGGGTCGATTCCCCAAAGTAACATAGAAATAAGTTGAAGCTGCTGCATTTACTAATCGAATACGAACCCTGTCTCCAGGTAGAATGTTTTCCGCTTGTGAATTATTCTTTCCATTAATTAAGAAAGTATCATAACCCACATCAGAGAAATCCATTCCTCCCATTCGATTCCACTCATTACTTAAATAAGATGTTAACGATTTTGCCTTGATGGCCCCTAACCATGATCTCATGGTCCCTTTTTTATAAGTGTAATAATCACCATCTTTCTTGAGATTTTTTAAAATGTCCGAAGGATTTTCATCGCTCCAATCACTTAAAACAAGAACTAAATCTTTATCATATATTTTAGTTTCAACTTTAGGATGAATAACAATCGCCCCATACACTCCCTTTTGCTCTTGAACATTAGTGTGGGAATGGTACCAAAATGTGCCATGTTGTCTGACTCTAAATTTAAAAATAAATTTTTCGCCTGGTTTAATTGGAGGTGTATTTACATAAGGCACACCATCCATAAGAGGGTCTAATAAAATACCATGCCAATGTAAGGAGACCTCATCATCAGGCAGGTTATTTTGCAACGTGATTTCGGCATCGTCTCCTTCAGTAAATTCAAGTGTAGGTGCTGGAATTGATTTGTTAATCATAATTGAAAAATCAACTATTTTTTTACCACTAAGATTGATTTTCTCTTTAGAAGCTATAAGTTCATACTTAACTGTTTTAGCAACAACGGAATGAGAAATTAAAAAAACAAATAATAGAAGAGCGGCTTTTTGCATTTT contains:
- a CDS encoding MFS transporter translates to MDSTNKARLILGLRGYGAMLFSIAASPVLYNAGISFKTISLGFGFLYVVLALFEIPTGIWADLFGAKKSSIIGGIIQALSLFLFLLAKDSTLIVISCFILYGIGSSFISGALSALLYASAKDQEKDKFNSSKYFSIIEKTSVASYILASASVGFLSKWLGLFSFSVAGIIYLIAVFIVAVSIHEEIINKTHKKLSEFINQAISGLKYIGSNKDLKILLPIRMLNQVETILGILWLPWIKTLGGSDLWFSVLATGSYLSRYAVNHYYSKKVKPSSYMPRIHASLLIMAVGASICALTSNVFVALIGVWIMAGARGIFLPATQAIQHDSFPDEIRSTGLSMMNFSVEAMIAISYFISSSWIDNLHANAAWWISMGAFLISVFLVINYKDKSNAN
- a CDS encoding helix-turn-helix domain-containing protein, translated to MNIEHIQIGERIRKARLAKQMKQSDLDIDAELPRTAISKIELGNRGITTSELVRIARALGTPVDSLTGNNESFIYNEEIKIVEALREIPFEDYKRILTMLEASVYYTAKDSDEIKKIQLQDLVSNLAAFTKFDQRPRPIQKSTLETKTIKNRQLH
- a CDS encoding multicopper oxidase family protein — its product is MQKAALLLFVFLISHSVVAKTVKYELIASKEKINLSGKKIVDFSIMINKSIPAPTLEFTEGDDAEITLQNNLPDDEVSLHWHGILLDPLMDGVPYVNTPPIKPGEKFIFKFRVRQHGTFWYHSHTNVQEQKGVYGAIVIHPKVETKIYDKDLVLVLSDWSDENPSDILKNLKKDGDYYTYKKGTMRSWLGAIKAKSLTSYLSNEWNRMGGMDFSDVGYDTFLINGKNNSQAENILPGDRVRIRLVNAAASTYFYVTLGNRPMNVISADGSDIKPKLSNEIFIGMAETYDVSFTVPRDGNFELKATSMDGLGATSIWLGKGEKVYSPVRSQPDMYMAMSGSMGPMDHSMMNMDGAPMDHSKMNMDATAPMDHSKMNMDATAPMDHSKMNMDTTAPMDHSKMNMEESPMNNSTKRKEEVVNTLTSKDLESPQKTSFATNLIRKDITLALDGDMNRYVWFINGKAINEERTLTINENEVIRFTFINNTMMNHPMHLHGHFFRVLNKFGDNSPLKHTIDVPPFENRTIEFLANEPGEWMLHCHNLYHLKTGMARVVKYSTFVPSNEIKDYQKHDPHLHDHLYHRGSFEVSTGHSEFELNLMNTRNDIELRAEVRKESSWETEGDLFYKRWLNNYSKFILGGSLFDKELYGNVGFSYTLPFLLDTTLLVDNNKEFRLDLSKKFQWSKYIFSDVDFTFRQEKKTEFEITLMYQRAWSWSVGLMLTESKAGIGAQFKF